The DNA region acacacacacacacacacctacacacacacacacacacacacacacacacacacacacacacacacacctacacacacacatacacacacacgattaGCAGGACTGTGTGACATCCTCACACACTTTTATGTGTTAAGTTTAACACATCCAGGGCTTTTATGACTTGGGCCTTCCATgcactgctgctgcagcaggaggtgaagtagcaACACCTCAGTATGTTTGTCTGTGACTCACAGATACCTGGGTGACATGTTCCCATGCCAAGGGTCCTCAGCTGCTGCATGGGAAACCTAAACAATTACCTGTTAATGAAGTTCTTTTACGTTTACGACAAGAAAGACCTCCTCCCTGCATAAACTATGGGCCCATGCAAAGGCACCTGAAGTTTACTTTTAGTAAACATAGTTGCTAACCTCAGAGAGCTAAAGGCCAATAAACAATGTTGCCAGTTCGTTCTGGGTTCTTGTGTTAGTCGTGAGTATGAAACAAACGAGTGCAGACTGCTGAGTATCTGTCAGTAAAACAGAGATGTGTAATCAGCCTTTATCCATTTGTGGTTACCTGGGTGACGTTTACCCGTGGGGGAGGATTCCTCAGTGCTTGGTGAAAAGCGGAGGAGTGTTGTCGTGGTAGATCATGTGTGACATCAAAGGCTCCACTCTGCTGACTGTGTATTTCAACCTCTCCTGCTTCTCCTTTCACCTTCACTCTCATGCATTTCTGTCTCTCCAGGTAACCCGGATTCCTTCTCTCAGCTACTGACCTGCCCATACTGTGCACGTGGATACAAGCGCTACAGCTCCCTGAAGGAACACATCAAATACCGACACGAGAAGACGGAGGAGAGCTTCAGCTGTCCTGAGTGCAGCTACAACTTTACCTATCGGGCTCAGCTCGAAAGGCATATGACAGTCCATAAGAGAGAACAAGACCAGGTATTGAATTCATAGTCACTTCATATGCCTTTAAGTCAAGTTgagcattttgtaaaaaaaaaaaatactgtagtaATTAAATTCTCTTCccgaagcattttttttttttttttttgaaaatattcatATATGTTCTTAAagtattgattaaataaattataatgttAATTTTCACCTGATTAGCAgattgttttctcattttcttgcCTGATCTAAATCATCATGTCTGGGTGaagtttacctttatttaaaatatcattAAGTTCATCAGCATGCCTTTGATTCTTCTCTGTAAAATGTTGGACGAGTTCATAAACTAAACTTTGGGAAGCTGTTTTAATACTacgtttttttaatatattttctatattttctcaAGATAGATGCTAACTTTTCAACACCATTGTCATTGTGTGGGAGCTGGTTTTGCTTTATAAAAACAATTTCCCAATAAAAGCTCACTTTATGTTAATACTATATGCATTTGGATTAGTTTGGCTGAAGGGATTGGATGCACAAATTTGAAAGTAATGAAGATTTCTGAAGGCTTCTTTCTACATAcacaatttaatttagtttgtcTCATTATGTGGCATTTATACAATTTAACATTATAATAAGATTTtagacttaaagctgcagtgtgtaAGTTTTTTGTGGcgtaatttggtcaaaaatctatatAATCTTTGAGCATtatgtaatccaaagtgttctgaatggaaactcctggctctgtaaaagACATTTAGAAacccaggagcgtgacgctggatgAGATCTTTCTATAAACAcaagtgctccatgagctgttttggctgttactattggctgctcgactgaagtcaggcacGTTTATGTACCATTGATCGTAAAAGTGCAATGgcagatgttccagcagaagtctccaccgtggcgttagacacaacagttacactgCAAATAAAGCGGAAAAATGTAGagtgaggtggagaagcaacagtttaaagccacaaacaTACTCTGGAGGAATGAACCGCTCTGTGTCCTCATGGATCCCCATGAGTGCGTGGGATCTGCCccacacactggtgtcagaagGAGAGAGAGAACAGATGGGATACATCGTGTGTAAACTgagataattttttaatttttatttatttaatcattatttaagGTGGTCGAGAACAGACTCAAGTCATGTTATAGTCTGGATGCGGAGTGGTGGTTGtcagcagtgtttggaataacggcgtttgaaATAACGGCGTTAAGTAacggtgtttgtttttcagtaactgggtaatctaactaatgactttttatgccgttacaatGACGTTATCGTTaatgaacgttaaatgcggggcgttacatgtattgattgaataaactgttatccgaaagcatccccggcttcttactcagctgttgtgaggaggtgggttaaaaacaaggtgagcggttatgattggctaaggcggcgtcatgtgtcatggtagccaatcagagccagtgtttttacacgtgccagcacacacacacacacacacacacacacacacacgcacacacacacacacacacacacgcacacacacacacacacacacacacacaaacacacacacacacaacagatttgatgaagcagcagagatggcgagcgtggaacaatctgatgaaaagttgtcatttttaaggtgatacaaatactactttaaattaattgtggtcaaagacaagaacgtgcatgtgaagtatACATTATATCCAgtagtgaagactttgtcgacatccgttgtaagcaactcaaatttaatgaagcgcctcatgacacacgcatctaaaaaatctgaattatttgacatatagcaacttttttttttaacgcaaatagttactttccttggtaatgagttacttttattatagagtaattcggttactaactcagttactttttggaacaagtagtgagtaactaattactttcttaaagtaacgttcccaacactggttgcTCAGAGCGGAAGGCAGCTGGGATCACAACCGCCTCTGCGAGCTGTGTGGTGGGACGAGCTAATGGCAGCAGCCGCTGTTCAGGGCAGTAACAGgagagtgatacgtgcattcatgttaGAGTCTCTAACACACCAGAAAACTCAATATAACTCAAGATAACGTCCATACAggtgtcactagtctctattgagaaaaaaagaaaaaaattacgcACGTCACACAGCAGTCAGTTGGTCtgacatttatttctattgcaCATGAAGGTTCACTAGATGTAGTTAACCTAACACTACGTGTGGGGagaaatattgatatttaatgtcatccaaaaaaacaatgtgatctattttattttatctatttgttCCCACCCCAGGTGTTAGACTGGCCCCTCAAGTATTTCCAaatctttacaaataaattgttGCCTCTGGTTGATTATTTACTTTGTGACTTGGATAATTAGCAGTTGTCATTGTGAGTCTCTCTGAGTGATGTCTCTCACCCACCCCACAGAAACACATTACCCAGCCTGGTGGCAATCGGAAATTCAAGTGCACTGAATGTGGCAAGGCGTTTAAATACAAGCACCACCTGAAGGAGCACCTACGCATTCACAGTGGTGAGTGAACACCCCAGTAACCATGCTAATACCTTGTGTACTCATGTGAGGAGATTCAAATTGCAATTCAGGTTTAAGCATTTAAGccctgtgtttttatttagaatcaAGTGAATTTTGTTCCTTCAGCTACTCTATCCCATGCTTGTGTGCTTCTACTCATCATGTTCCTCAATTTTGTTACTTTGGTGTTAGATAGAAAATGTGGGAATGGTCTAATATGGTCTGATTGTTTAAACATATCTGAAATGCAGTAGAGCTTTATGCTGCAGCTCTTCTCGTAACTTTGCAATGTTAATATTGAATCATGTAAATGTGTCTGCTTCCACGATCCTCACCCCACATGTTCTCTCTCTCCCTGATTTTCTCATTGTGGTTTTATAAAGGAGAGAAACCCTATGAGTGCTCCAACTGCAAGAAGCGCTTCTCACACTCAGGCTCCTACAGCTCCCACATCAGCAGTAAGAAATGCATTGGCATCATATCAGTCAACAGCAGAGCGTCCTTAGGGAGTAGTAAAATACAAAGAGGTCCATCACCAGGGCTGCATACACAGCCTTCAGTCGTCGGTGTAAGAGAAAAGCACGAACACAGCAAGCCGCTGCAGGAACAGTTGCCACTCCACCAGATAAAGACAGAGCCTGTGGACTATGAGTGCAAGCCAACTGTGTTAACATCTACACCTGTTGCAAACATTAACTGTGGGGTCTTCGGTGGAGGTGCTACCGCTCCACTTCAGGGGACGGTGCAGGCGGTGGTCCTCCCCACTTTAGGCCTAGTATCACCCATCAGAATTAATATTTCTGACCTGCAGAATGCACTCAAAGCGCCGGTGGATGGCAAGGTCTTACAGCAGGTACTGGAAAATAGCACTAAAGGACAGATGACTACAGTGCTAAGCACTGGaatgcttcagcagcagcagctaatCTCTGCCATTAGTCTGCCAATTGTGGGTCAGGATGGAAATACAAAAATCATCATTAACTACAGTTTGGACCCCAATCAGGCTAAGCTCACCTCGACAAACCTGAAGAAAGAGCCTTCGCCGATATCACCCTCCCAggacaatattgacactttcaaaTCTCAGAAGCATCCAGAAGATCTGACTATAAGGGGCAGCAGAGCTTCTGAGATAAACAAATCAGAGGTAAAAACCACTAAAACCTGTCTCCTGTGTGATAAGTGTCCTAGCGGCCTGGACAGCCTTCATGAACTCAAGCACTGCAAAAAGGTTCGTCTCAGTCTGAATGAGGTGTGCCTGGACAAGTCTGAGTCTGCGGTGGTAGCTCTACTATCAGAAGAAGGACTGTGCACTCAGCCTAAGAACCTCCTCTCCCTACTAAAGGCTTACTTTGCCCTAAATGCAGAGCCCACGAAGGAAGAGCTGCTCAAGATTTCCAACTCTGTCAGCTTGCCCATCCAAGTGGTCACAAAATGGTTTGACAAAATGCAAGAGGGTCAGATATCCTTGGGGGCACCAACACCTCcttcagaagaagaagacaatGTGGTGTCTCTGGTCCTGGGGAGGGACAGAGCTACTCTTAGGCAGTCTGTAACTAAGGACAGCCCGACAGAAGCCACTACTCCAGAAGTAAATGGCACTCACTGCTTACCAGCTGCTTCTTCACCACTAAACCTGACTGCTGGTCAACCCTCCCCAGCTGAACCCCCTAAAAGCACTGAAGGTCCTTTAGACCTTTCACTGCCAAAGTCACTCAGAGAGGAAACAGAGAGAGCAGCATCTGGAGCTTGGTCTTTTTCTGTCTCTTTATGTAGCGCTACCAATGAGGATGAACCCCTAAACTTAACTTGCACAAAGAGGAAGGTGTCACCACTCTCAGCCATGGGCCAATGCCCCGCACTGTACGCCAGCCAGCCAAGTGCCAAACCTCTGGACATTGTGACCACAATGCGATGCCTTAAAGCACTAGCCAACAACAAGAAGCAGACTATCCTAACCCCACAGCTAGCCTACACCACTACAGCAAACAGCCCTACAGGGACTGACGGGCCAGAAACGCTCCATCTCAATGGAATCAAGGTGGGCACCATTCCTTGTAATCAAATGGTCTTTAGTAATATGTAGCTTTTAAATGTGGACATTATGAAGCATGTTGTCTAAATAATTAGCTCAAGCCATCACCAATTGACCAACCATCATCtttgtaaaaacattgttttggcATTGTTATTAGGTGCTCCTTAGATTGTTTGAATACTATGGGTGTGAcgatcagtgacgtgccgtgagcactagggttgggtaggcagggtgttTTAAATCGAGACcgccaatgtcaacaccaatgacaatttcatatgtttctgctggccaagtattaattcaattc from Gouania willdenowi chromosome 20, fGouWil2.1, whole genome shotgun sequence includes:
- the zeb1b gene encoding zinc finger E-box-binding homeobox 1b; this encodes MADGPRWKRRKQANPRRTTVTAYNNLAGAGSDSDDEDKLHIVEEEGSLADRGEFDSTGLDEEHHREHCWDPVKEDCVSDVEDDMSTDAMVAEMLQQGATAVIYPEGPDDEPPRQDTPDTSVHDENGNPDSFSQLLTCPYCARGYKRYSSLKEHIKYRHEKTEESFSCPECSYNFTYRAQLERHMTVHKREQDQKHITQPGGNRKFKCTECGKAFKYKHHLKEHLRIHSGEKPYECSNCKKRFSHSGSYSSHISSKKCIGIISVNSRASLGSSKIQRGPSPGLHTQPSVVGVREKHEHSKPLQEQLPLHQIKTEPVDYECKPTVLTSTPVANINCGVFGGGATAPLQGTVQAVVLPTLGLVSPIRINISDLQNALKAPVDGKVLQQVLENSTKGQMTTVLSTGMLQQQQLISAISLPIVGQDGNTKIIINYSLDPNQAKLTSTNLKKEPSPISPSQDNIDTFKSQKHPEDLTIRGSRASEINKSEVKTTKTCLLCDKCPSGLDSLHELKHCKKVRLSLNEVCLDKSESAVVALLSEEGLCTQPKNLLSLLKAYFALNAEPTKEELLKISNSVSLPIQVVTKWFDKMQEGQISLGAPTPPSEEEDNVVSLVLGRDRATLRQSVTKDSPTEATTPEVNGTHCLPAASSPLNLTAGQPSPAEPPKSTEGPLDLSLPKSLREETERAASGAWSFSVSLCSATNEDEPLNLTCTKRKVSPLSAMGQCPALYASQPSAKPLDIVTTMRCLKALANNKKQTILTPQLAYTTTANSPTGTDGPETLHLNGIKEEELDTSFEVFSTKDEQIDSDSGLLKKKMKRTDSGLYACDLCDKIFQKSSSLLRHKYEHTGKRPHECGICSKAFKHKHHLIEHMRLHSGEKPYQCDKCGKRFSHSGSYSQHMNHRYSYCKKEEQSEAGGQHSLEDEDGDAMVAETEARGQQLHLLAASHMDSDERGSSTREDESEEEDEEVFEGVVDMADIQVVQVGNEGGNEEEKRVVEEKPEAEETQEEETIQEEDSIMQSEEVMVTEGRQSEEAEVGGEEGDLEDRNKNEENKDEEKEGGE